In the genome of Gemmatimonadaceae bacterium, one region contains:
- a CDS encoding YCF48-related protein: MQKQLLTIVLAALIGGIASDATAQQRPAVRTQTSPARAEWRTPIPRTVIYGELNGAQLIAVEMLNHNVGWALGHGSPHTVLFRTADGGKSWERLTTFDGQISHLNDIGFADANNGWIVGSAHILRTTDGGESWSPVDTEKVTGTGYYVSAKELLVLGPDAIVVGTDGQNRQIMRTLDGGITWEAIGLVKDGGGGAASENTVTGLALAQGTRIFATTGGHAYTKGRIYRSDDGGHSWENVAEAQGPLHGIAVRGQRGVAVGENVAFFTENGGDTWQRVVIPGRRYAVDFLDGNSVIAVGRDPGVVISRNGGKTWQAATSPALESGAFIAVDAVDPGWWFVASTHALHHFIDPNHTEPIVSGRFPIPVDLRIPGGRALPRGVYDVMLGHRGDEHVLRLDRKGDVTTSRPGSSSGEQESSAELDAAVARQRSQTPPACAAPCAATFPADVTYEKEDVAGEADIGSFFRISLEPTGSGFAVVVRTALTPPRNVALALAAVGAPQSSEQEVRQTARSAGTRAGGLLGRIQKAATGDVRGAVAGSGLDARATQARLRAAKAAPPAVYKVTLRHSLDLFGENKE; this comes from the coding sequence ATGCAAAAACAGCTTCTAACCATTGTTCTGGCGGCGCTAATCGGAGGGATCGCGTCCGACGCTACGGCGCAGCAGCGTCCGGCGGTGCGAACCCAGACGTCGCCAGCAAGAGCGGAATGGCGCACCCCAATCCCGCGGACCGTGATCTACGGCGAGCTCAACGGAGCTCAGTTGATCGCCGTGGAAATGCTGAACCACAACGTTGGCTGGGCGCTTGGCCATGGCTCCCCGCATACCGTGCTATTCCGCACCGCCGACGGGGGTAAATCGTGGGAACGGCTGACGACGTTCGATGGCCAGATTTCCCATTTGAACGACATCGGTTTCGCGGACGCGAACAATGGGTGGATTGTCGGGTCCGCGCACATTCTTCGCACCACCGACGGTGGCGAGTCGTGGTCACCAGTGGACACCGAGAAGGTGACCGGAACCGGTTATTACGTTTCCGCGAAGGAGCTCCTCGTGCTGGGGCCGGACGCGATTGTTGTAGGCACAGACGGACAGAACAGACAGATCATGCGGACCCTCGATGGGGGCATTACGTGGGAGGCTATCGGGCTCGTAAAGGATGGCGGCGGAGGGGCGGCGAGCGAGAATACTGTGACGGGGCTCGCCCTTGCCCAAGGCACGAGGATATTTGCTACGACCGGCGGTCACGCTTACACCAAAGGAAGGATCTACCGCTCGGATGACGGCGGGCATTCCTGGGAGAACGTGGCGGAAGCCCAGGGGCCCCTGCACGGCATTGCCGTTCGGGGCCAGCGCGGCGTTGCCGTCGGGGAGAATGTTGCCTTCTTTACCGAGAATGGTGGCGATACCTGGCAGCGTGTAGTGATTCCCGGGAGGCGATACGCAGTCGATTTCCTCGATGGGAACTCGGTTATCGCGGTCGGCAGAGACCCCGGTGTGGTAATCAGCAGGAATGGTGGCAAGACATGGCAAGCCGCGACAAGTCCGGCCCTCGAATCGGGCGCGTTCATAGCTGTTGATGCTGTCGATCCGGGCTGGTGGTTCGTGGCGAGCACCCACGCGCTGCACCACTTCATCGATCCCAATCACACCGAACCGATCGTGAGCGGACGGTTTCCCATACCGGTCGATCTTCGGATTCCGGGCGGCCGCGCCCTGCCACGTGGCGTCTACGATGTCATGCTGGGCCATCGCGGCGATGAGCACGTGCTGAGACTCGATCGGAAGGGGGACGTAACCACCTCCCGCCCGGGAAGCTCGTCCGGAGAGCAGGAGTCCTCAGCCGAGCTGGACGCGGCAGTTGCTCGGCAACGGAGCCAGACACCACCTGCCTGCGCCGCGCCCTGTGCGGCAACGTTTCCCGCTGATGTCACCTATGAGAAGGAAGATGTCGCAGGGGAAGCCGACATCGGATCGTTCTTCCGGATCTCGCTCGAGCCGACCGGGAGCGGATTTGCCGTAGTGGTTCGAACCGCGCTTACTCCGCCACGCAATGTCGCGCTCGCGCTGGCCGCGGTCGGCGCGCCGCAGAGCTCGGAACAGGAAGTTCGCCAGACCGCGAGAAGCGCCGGTACCAGGGCCGGGGGGCTTCTCGGTCGGATCCAAAAGGCGGCTACGGGCGACGTGCGCGGGGCTGTCGCGGGATCTGGGCTCGACGCACGGGCGACGCAGGCACGATTGCGTGCGGCGAAAGCCGCTCCACCCGCTGTCTACAAAGTCACCCTCCGCCACTCGCTCGACCTGTTCGGTGAAAATAAGGAGTAA
- a CDS encoding cytochrome c, which translates to MLVPLGGCEWFSDFKKQPVIYPWASPDTLTASRGNPQGSVPISGMAVSGFEVSYSGMPTTVDSMSGLTNPTPSSAASLANGRMYFQINCAVCHGDRGMGDGPVTKYGMPGIAITGDATRGRSDGYIYGMIRNGRGLMPTYNRIEEPDRWDVVNYVRALQSGAAVAVGPLAAPGVTGDKIPGATHRGPTRPSPYFNSPAARAGAPVAPATAPARPQP; encoded by the coding sequence ATGCTCGTTCCGCTCGGCGGGTGCGAGTGGTTTTCCGATTTCAAGAAGCAGCCCGTGATCTATCCGTGGGCGAGCCCGGACACGCTCACCGCCTCGCGCGGCAATCCACAGGGATCGGTGCCGATCTCGGGGATGGCCGTGAGCGGATTCGAGGTCTCGTACAGCGGCATGCCCACGACGGTGGACTCGATGTCGGGGCTGACGAATCCGACACCGAGCAGCGCGGCGTCGCTCGCGAACGGCCGGATGTACTTCCAGATCAACTGCGCGGTGTGTCACGGCGACCGCGGGATGGGCGACGGCCCTGTGACCAAGTACGGGATGCCGGGCATCGCGATAACCGGCGACGCCACGCGCGGGCGGAGCGACGGCTACATCTACGGGATGATCCGCAACGGGCGCGGGCTGATGCCGACGTACAACCGGATCGAAGAGCCGGACCGGTGGGACGTGGTGAATTACGTGCGCGCGCTGCAGAGCGGAGCGGCCGTCGCGGTCGGGCCGCTGGCGGCTCCGGGCGTGACGGGCGACAAGATCCCCGGAGCGACGCACCGCGGCCCGACGCGACCGTCGCCGTACTTCAATTCGCCCGCCGCGCGCGCCGGCGCTCCCGTCGCCCCGGCGACTGCGCCCGCGAGGCCGCAGCCATGA